The nucleotide sequence CTCAGCATCATTGGAAATCTAACAATCCTCATCCTCACCTTGCTGGACTCTCATCTTCAGACCCCCATGTATTTCTTTCTCCGAAACTTCTCCTTCTTAGAAATTTCCTTCACAAGCATCTTCATTCCCAGGGTCCTGATCAGCATCACAACAGGGAACAAGAGCATCAGCTTTGCTGGCTGCTTTGCTCAGTATTTCTTTGCCATATTCCTGGGGGCCACAGAGTTTTACCTCCTGGCTGCCAtgtcctatgaccgctatgtggccgtATGCAAACCTTTGCATTACACAACCACCATGAGCAGCAAAGTCTGCACCCAACTTGTGCTCTGCTCTTGGCTGGCTGGGCTAATGGTTATTATACCACCAATCACTCTGATGAGTCAGCAGGACTTCTGTGAATCCAATCGGCTGAATCATTATTTCTGTGACTATGAGCCCCTTCGGGAGCTCTCCTGTTCAGACACAAACCTCATAGAGAAGGTGGTCTTTCTTGTGGCATCGGTGACCCTGGTGGTCACGCTGGTGCTAGTCATTCTCTCCTACACGTCCATTATCAGGACTATTCTGAAACTCCCCTCTGCCCATCAAAGGACAAAAGCCTTTTCCACCTGTTCTTCCCACTTGGTTGTCATTTCTCTCTCTTATGGAAGCTGCTTCTTCATTTATGTTAAGCCCACAGCAAAAGAAGTGGACACATTCAACAAGGGAGTAGCTCTGCTCAGTACCTCAGCTGCACCTTTGCTGAACCCCTTCATTTACACCCTAAGGAATCAACAGGTAAAACAAGCCTTCAAGGATACAGTCCGGAAGCTCGTGAATCTTAAAGAATTTCAGAATTAAAGCCTTAATGGATGAGTCCTTACTATGTACCAAACTCTCTGCCAATTACTAGGCTTCCAATACACAGTTAAACTTCAGGCCAGTGAGAAagactggaaaataaataaataataacctgTAAGTGTTCATATatggagaagacgatggcaccccactccagtactcttgcctggaaaatcccatggtcagaggagcctggtgggctgcagtccatggggtggcaaagagtcggacacgactgagcgacttcaccttcacttaaGAAACGATAAGGCTTTATCGATGAAAAAGAAGTTCCACCTGAATTAGTGAGTTGATAAATGTTTTCAGAGGGAGTGCCATTTGAATTCAGTCTTAACAAGTAGGAATAGGTCAAGCAAGTAAAAATAAGAGGAAGAAACTTGAGTAGAAAGAATactgttggttcagttcagttcagttcagtcactcagtcatatctgactctttgccactccatgaatcacagcacaccaggcctccctgtccatcaccaactcccggagttcacccagactcacgtccatcgagtcagtgatgccatccagccatctcatcctctgtcgtctacttctcctcctgcccccaatccctcccagcatcagagtcttttccaatgagtcgactcttcacaggaggtggccaaagtactgaagtttcagctttagcatcattccttccaaagaaatcccagggctgatctccttcagaatggactggttggatgtccttgcagtccaagggactctaaagagtcttctccaacaccacagttcaaaagcatcaattcttcggcgctcagccttcttcacagtccaactctcacatccatacatgaccacaggaaaaaccatagccttgactagacggacctttgttggcaaagtaatgtctctgctttttaatatgctatctaggttggtcataactttccttccaaggagtaagcgtcttttaatttcatggctgcagtcaccatctgcagtgattttggagcccaaaaaaataaagtctgacactgtttccactgtttccccatctatttcccatgaagtgatgggaccggatgccatgatcttcgttttctgaatgttgagctttaagccaactttttcactctccactttcactttcatcaggaggctttttagttcctattcactttctgccataagggtggtgtcatctgcatatctgaggttattgatatttctcccggcaatcttgattccagcttgtgtttcttccagtccagcatttctcatgatgtactctgcatataaattaaatcagcagggtgacaatatacagcgttgacgtactccttttccaatttggacccaatctgttgttccatgtccagttctaactgttgcttcctgacctgcatatagatttctcaaaaggcaggtcaggtggtctggtattcccatctctttcagaattttccagtttattgtgatccacacagtcaaaggctttggcctttgGCTATTGTTGGTAGGAATACCAAATTTCTGTCCTACAAGACTGAGTAAACGTTGTCATTcatttcagtgaaataaaaaggagaaggagagagttgaggagataatatattttagttttgatttaagTTAAATCCCATTTTAAGTAAATTAAGTGCTCATAATGTAGAGTCATTTGGATTGGGGACAAGATttttgctcagatggtaaagtattcaccttcaatgtaggagacaggagTTCAGGAAGatcttccctgggtcaggaagatcccctggagaagggaatagctacccactccagtattcttgcctgaagaatcctatgggatcgcaaagagttgtacatgactaagagactaacacttttacttcttttttatggATTTAGCAATCCATAGCTATTGAAATAGAAATTGATGTGAAAATTGAGGGTGTCATGAATAAAAGAAGGTGAGCAGAAGATGCAGAGAAGATGATAAGAAGTCAAtagaggagttccctggtggtccagtggttaagaatccacctgccaatggaggggacaaaGTTTTAAGCCCTGGgccaggaatatcccacatgctgctgagcaactaaacccatgtactgcaactactgagcccacttgcctagagccagtgctctgcaacagaagacgccaccacaatgaagagtagcccctgttttcagcaactagaaaaagcctgagcaggaacaaggacccagcacagccaaaaataaaatttttaaataaaaaaaaagaagtcaatatATCTGTGGAATTCATGGGAAGAGAATGTTTCAAGAAATATAGATAGTTGGCAAAGTGAAATGCTGCAGAAACCAATTAATATGAAGAATGACATTATGACAATTAgggtgttctttttttctttttttttttaattttttaactttacaatattgtattggttttgccatatatcaacatgaatccaccacaggtatacacgtgttccccatcctgaaccctccaccctcctccctccccgt is from Bubalus bubalis isolate 160015118507 breed Murrah chromosome 4, NDDB_SH_1, whole genome shotgun sequence and encodes:
- the LOC112584401 gene encoding olfactory receptor 2AP1, producing MKNKTVLTEFILLGLTDVPGLQVMVFIFLFLTYLLSIIGNLTILILTLLDSHLQTPMYFFLRNFSFLEISFTSIFIPRVLISITTGNKSISFAGCFAQYFFAIFLGATEFYLLAAMSYDRYVAVCKPLHYTTTMSSKVCTQLVLCSWLAGLMVIIPPITLMSQQDFCESNRLNHYFCDYEPLRELSCSDTNLIEKVVFLVASVTLVVTLVLVILSYTSIIRTILKLPSAHQRTKAFSTCSSHLVVISLSYGSCFFIYVKPTAKEVDTFNKGVALLSTSAAPLLNPFIYTLRNQQVKQAFKDTVRKLVNLKEFQN